One window from the genome of Actinoplanes teichomyceticus ATCC 31121 encodes:
- the miaA gene encoding tRNA (adenosine(37)-N6)-dimethylallyltransferase MiaA: MSPGPRVLTVVGPTAAGKSALSIALAHELGGEVVNADSMQLYRGMDIGTAKLTPAERAGVPHHLLDIWDVTVTAAVAEYQALARAAIDDIHARGRVPLLVGGSGLYVRAVLEEFEFPGTDPAVRARLEAELAETGPAPLFARLRERDPAAAERILPSNGRRIVRALEVIELTGQPFTAALPDPKPYYDAVQIGVDRDAAELDERIAVRVEQMWRHGLLDEVRTLDAAGIRHGRTASRALGYQQALAQLDGTMTEDAARADTVRGTRRFVRRQRSWFRRDPRITWLDGAAPTLVADALRLAR; the protein is encoded by the coding sequence TTGAGTCCGGGTCCTCGGGTGCTCACCGTCGTCGGGCCGACGGCGGCGGGAAAGTCCGCGTTGAGCATCGCACTCGCCCACGAGCTGGGGGGCGAAGTGGTCAATGCCGACTCGATGCAGCTGTACCGCGGGATGGACATCGGCACCGCGAAACTCACCCCGGCCGAGCGCGCCGGCGTGCCGCACCACCTGCTCGACATCTGGGACGTCACGGTCACCGCGGCGGTCGCGGAGTACCAGGCGCTGGCCCGCGCGGCGATCGACGACATCCACGCCCGCGGCCGGGTGCCGCTGCTGGTCGGCGGCTCCGGGCTGTACGTCCGGGCGGTCCTGGAGGAGTTCGAGTTCCCCGGCACCGACCCGGCGGTCCGGGCCCGTCTGGAGGCGGAGCTGGCCGAGACCGGTCCGGCCCCGCTGTTCGCCCGGCTGCGCGAGCGCGACCCGGCCGCCGCGGAGCGGATCCTGCCCTCCAACGGCCGCCGGATCGTCCGCGCCCTGGAGGTGATCGAGCTGACCGGGCAGCCGTTCACCGCCGCGCTGCCGGACCCGAAGCCGTACTACGACGCGGTGCAGATCGGGGTGGACCGGGACGCCGCCGAGCTGGACGAGCGGATCGCCGTGCGGGTCGAGCAGATGTGGCGCCACGGGCTGCTCGACGAGGTGCGCACGCTGGACGCGGCGGGGATCCGGCACGGGCGCACCGCCTCCCGGGCGCTCGGCTACCAGCAGGCGCTCGCCCAGCTGGACGGCACGATGACCGAGGACGCGGCGCGGGCGGACACGGTCCGCGGCACCCGCCGGTTCGTGCGCCGGCAGCGCTCCTGGTTCCGCCGCGACCCGCGGATCACCTGGCTGGACGGCGCGGCGCCGACACTCGTGGCCGACGCGCTGCGGCTTGCGCGATGA
- the hflX gene encoding GTPase HflX: MRNTYQAPVLDEPDLTTGELELEERHSLRRVAGLSTELTDITEVEYRQLRLERVVLVGVWTEGSVEDAENSLTELAALAETAGSQVLEGLIQRRKQPDAATFIGRGKVDELRDVVVMTGADTVICDGELSPSQLRNLEQQTKVKVVDRTALILDIFAQHAKSKEGKAQVELAQLQYLLPRLRGWGETLSRQSGGSGRGGGAGGGVGLRGPGETKLETDRRRINQRIARLRREIKAMRTVRETKRSRRQASGTPAVAIAGYTNAGKSSLLNRLTQAGVLVEDALFATLDPTTRRTAAEDGRVYTLSDTVGFVRHLPHQIVEAFRSTLEEVADADLVVHVVDGAHPDPEGQVSAVREVLGEVGADRIPELLVVNKMDTADEETVLRLKRAWPDAVFVSARSGSGIEELHAAIARRLPRPAVDLRVVLPYDRGDLVARVHRTGQVLQSRHLDEGTELQVRVGEQLAADLEPFRC; the protein is encoded by the coding sequence TTGCGAAACACGTACCAGGCACCCGTCCTTGACGAGCCGGACCTGACCACCGGTGAGCTGGAGCTGGAGGAGCGGCACTCGCTCAGGCGGGTGGCCGGTCTCTCCACCGAGCTGACCGACATCACCGAGGTCGAGTACCGCCAGCTGCGACTGGAACGCGTCGTGCTGGTCGGTGTCTGGACCGAGGGCAGTGTCGAGGACGCGGAGAACTCGCTGACCGAGCTCGCCGCGCTCGCCGAGACCGCCGGATCCCAGGTGCTCGAGGGCCTGATCCAGCGGCGCAAGCAGCCCGACGCGGCCACCTTCATCGGCCGCGGCAAGGTCGACGAGCTGCGTGACGTGGTCGTCATGACGGGCGCCGACACGGTCATCTGCGACGGCGAGCTGTCCCCGTCGCAGCTGCGCAACCTGGAGCAGCAGACCAAGGTGAAGGTGGTCGACCGGACCGCCCTGATCCTGGACATCTTCGCCCAGCACGCGAAGAGCAAAGAGGGTAAGGCACAGGTCGAGCTGGCCCAGTTGCAGTATCTTCTGCCGCGTCTGCGCGGTTGGGGTGAGACGCTCTCCCGGCAGAGCGGTGGCTCCGGCCGGGGCGGCGGCGCCGGTGGCGGCGTGGGCCTGCGCGGTCCCGGTGAGACCAAGCTGGAGACCGACCGGCGCCGGATCAACCAGCGCATCGCACGCCTGCGGCGCGAGATCAAGGCCATGCGTACGGTCCGGGAGACCAAGCGCTCCCGCCGCCAGGCCAGCGGCACACCGGCGGTGGCGATCGCCGGGTACACCAACGCCGGCAAGTCCAGCCTGCTCAACCGGCTCACCCAGGCCGGCGTGCTGGTCGAGGACGCGCTCTTCGCCACCCTGGACCCGACCACCCGGCGCACCGCCGCGGAGGACGGCCGGGTCTACACGCTCTCCGACACCGTCGGGTTCGTCCGGCACCTGCCGCACCAGATCGTCGAGGCGTTCCGCTCGACCCTGGAGGAGGTGGCCGACGCGGACCTGGTGGTGCACGTCGTCGACGGCGCCCACCCGGACCCGGAGGGTCAGGTCAGCGCGGTGCGCGAGGTGCTCGGGGAGGTCGGCGCGGACCGGATTCCCGAGCTGCTCGTGGTCAACAAGATGGACACGGCCGACGAGGAGACCGTGCTGCGGCTCAAACGGGCCTGGCCGGATGCCGTCTTCGTGTCGGCCCGCAGCGGGTCGGGCATCGAGGAGCTGCACGCGGCCATCGCGCGGCGGCTCCCGCGGCCGGCGGTGGATCTGCGGGTCGTCCTGCCGTACGACCGGGGGGACCTGGTCGCCCGGGTGCACCGGACCGGTCAGGTGCTCCAGTCACGTCATCTGGACGAGGGCACGGAGCTGCAGGTCCGGGTCGGCGAGCAGCTCGCGGCCGACCTGGAGCCGTTCCGCTGCTGA
- a CDS encoding glycerophosphodiester phosphodiesterase produces the protein MLHRVAHRGYSAVAPENTLPALVAAARAGATFIEFDVRVTADGVPVVIHDRTVNRTTSGSGRVWDLRADEIARLDAGSWFGPGHAGLRVPTLAEALEALRPTGAELLLEIKPPATLDEVKTVLATLAEYDLCDRTVVQSFDADVVRKARQVAPEVRRGLLLFRFDAETVELCRELGVAYCNPSVADVLAGAQTMAELAGAGVGVMPWTANDKGRWRELVAAGVAGLITDYVGELTGWAAA, from the coding sequence ATGCTGCACCGTGTCGCCCACCGCGGGTACTCCGCGGTCGCCCCGGAGAACACCCTGCCCGCCCTGGTCGCCGCCGCCCGGGCCGGCGCCACCTTCATCGAGTTCGACGTGCGGGTCACCGCCGACGGCGTGCCGGTCGTGATCCACGACCGCACGGTGAACCGCACCACGTCCGGCTCCGGCCGGGTCTGGGACCTGCGCGCCGACGAGATCGCCCGGCTGGACGCCGGTTCGTGGTTCGGTCCCGGGCACGCCGGCCTGCGGGTGCCCACCCTCGCCGAGGCGCTGGAGGCGCTCCGGCCCACCGGCGCCGAGCTGCTGCTGGAGATCAAACCGCCGGCCACCCTGGACGAGGTGAAGACGGTTCTCGCCACGCTCGCCGAGTACGACCTCTGCGACCGCACGGTGGTGCAGAGCTTCGACGCCGACGTGGTGCGCAAGGCCCGCCAGGTGGCCCCGGAGGTGCGTCGCGGCCTGCTGCTGTTCCGGTTCGACGCGGAGACCGTGGAGCTGTGCCGGGAGCTCGGGGTGGCGTACTGCAACCCGTCGGTGGCCGACGTGCTCGCCGGGGCGCAGACGATGGCCGAGCTGGCCGGGGCCGGGGTCGGCGTGATGCCGTGGACCGCCAACGACAAGGGCCGCTGGCGCGAGCTGGTGGCCGCCGGGGTGGCCGGGTTGATCACCGATTACGTCGGCGAGCTGACCGGCTGGGCCGCGGCCTGA
- a CDS encoding NAD-dependent malic enzyme: protein MVTTRLPSAGFSITIRIAVTADASSIGRLTTCVGEAGAIVTALDVVDSDPTRVLVDLTCDTADSAHADQVVKQLEEQDGVDVRKVSDRTFLLHLGGKIEVSSKVALRNRDELSRAYTPGVARVCMAIAENPADARRLTIKRNTVAVVSDGSAVLGLGNIGPAAAMPVMEGKAALFKRFGGVDAWPVVLDTQDTDEIVRIVKAIAPAYGGINLEDIAAPRCFEIEARLREQLDIPVFHDDQHGTAICVLAALTNALRVVGKRMEDVKVVVSGAGAAGTAIMKLLMRQGVADIIAYDRNGALHRGMTGLNPSMAWLAQHTNKANYSGDLPGAIVGADVFIGVSAPNLLTGDDIARMAEKAIVFAMANPDPEVDPREARKHAAVVATGRSDQPNQINNVLAFPGVFRGMLDVSAEEFTEEMALAAARAIADVVGEDKLNPTVIIPSVFDPRVTPAVAAAIRAVVRGVPAPSNPAATPESELDQAPEGIF from the coding sequence GTGGTGACCACCCGCCTGCCGAGCGCAGGATTCTCGATCACGATCCGCATCGCCGTTACCGCGGACGCCTCGTCCATCGGCCGGCTCACCACCTGCGTGGGTGAGGCCGGGGCGATCGTGACGGCGCTGGACGTGGTGGACTCCGACCCCACCCGGGTGCTGGTCGACCTGACCTGTGACACCGCCGACTCGGCGCACGCCGACCAGGTCGTCAAGCAGCTAGAGGAGCAGGACGGCGTGGACGTGCGGAAGGTGTCCGACCGGACCTTCCTGCTGCATCTGGGCGGCAAGATCGAGGTCTCCTCGAAGGTCGCGCTGCGCAACCGGGACGAGCTGTCCCGGGCGTACACGCCGGGCGTGGCCCGGGTCTGCATGGCCATCGCGGAGAACCCCGCGGACGCCCGCCGGCTGACCATCAAGCGCAACACCGTGGCCGTGGTCAGCGACGGCTCGGCGGTGCTCGGCCTGGGCAACATCGGCCCGGCCGCGGCGATGCCGGTGATGGAGGGCAAGGCGGCGCTGTTCAAGCGGTTCGGCGGGGTGGACGCCTGGCCGGTGGTGCTGGACACCCAGGACACCGACGAGATCGTCCGGATCGTCAAGGCGATCGCCCCGGCCTACGGCGGGATCAACCTGGAGGACATCGCCGCGCCGCGGTGCTTCGAGATCGAGGCCCGGCTGCGCGAGCAGCTGGACATCCCGGTCTTCCACGACGACCAGCACGGCACCGCGATCTGCGTGCTGGCCGCGCTCACCAACGCGCTGCGGGTGGTGGGCAAGCGGATGGAGGACGTCAAGGTGGTGGTCTCCGGCGCCGGCGCGGCCGGCACCGCGATCATGAAGCTGCTGATGCGCCAGGGCGTGGCCGACATCATCGCGTACGACCGGAACGGCGCCCTGCACCGCGGCATGACCGGGCTGAACCCGTCGATGGCGTGGCTGGCCCAGCACACCAACAAGGCGAACTACTCCGGTGACCTGCCCGGCGCGATCGTCGGCGCGGACGTATTCATTGGCGTCTCCGCCCCGAACCTGCTGACCGGTGACGACATCGCCCGGATGGCGGAGAAGGCGATCGTGTTCGCGATGGCCAACCCGGATCCGGAGGTCGACCCGCGGGAGGCGCGCAAGCACGCCGCGGTCGTCGCCACCGGCCGCTCCGACCAGCCCAACCAGATCAACAACGTACTGGCCTTCCCCGGCGTCTTCCGCGGCATGCTGGACGTCAGCGCCGAGGAGTTCACCGAGGAGATGGCGCTCGCGGCGGCCCGGGCGATCGCCGACGTGGTGGGCGAGGACAAGCTCAACCCCACGGTGATCATCCCGAGCGTGTTCGACCCGCGGGTCACGCCCGCGGTGGCGGCCGCGATCCGGGCGGTGGTGCGCGGCGTGCCGGCTCCGAGCAACCCGGCGGCGACCCCGGAGTCCGAGCTCGACCAGGCTCCCGAGGGCATCTTCTGA
- a CDS encoding NAD-binding protein — protein MAHFARAPLSGRGEQRQPAVTLTRVVFALIGAAALVLGYVGLDEYLREGAPGSRDPLNLAYGTIQLFVLGSDPLEGGTRFPPALQIARFAAPVVTLYAVVEAGRLLLATEMRRWRARRARGHVVVCGDTSVARTLAERLHLAGRRVVLVRERPIGPLELRTRSLLGVQGDAREAEVLRGAAAGHAAVIYACTGSSAVNLAIAATAARLAGRDRRDLAIYAQIHEPDWALTLQARRLGAPDAAAQRLDFFQIDQLAVQVLLTRQPLPVRPGGTAPRVLLAGDSPLTRALLVELARHWRLRRDDPDRRVEVDFVAPDATRVLERIARRHAILRDACRIIPYEAGVAELLAEAAGAPTRYDRAFICYADEKFGLQLALTEYRLWHRVVGDVVVAVDGLAELSDAFSPEHAPPLLDPLDGRLRLFSPAAAGCDPTLIAEDLSERLARLIHERYVVARLACGDRLGSRPAMAAWSDLDESLRRANRLQAADIGPKLRRAGCAIVPRDGGADDFRFTDREIEELARRESRRWVEATLAEARASGVPPARHHRPYLGEWDELPPEGRERCRSAIHDIPDILGEAGFQVVRLSDTGANRALFPA, from the coding sequence ATGGCCCACTTCGCCCGCGCCCCGCTGTCCGGCCGGGGCGAGCAGCGCCAGCCCGCGGTGACCCTGACCCGGGTGGTGTTCGCCCTGATCGGCGCGGCGGCCCTGGTTCTCGGCTACGTCGGCCTCGACGAATACCTCCGCGAGGGCGCCCCGGGCAGCCGGGATCCGCTCAACCTGGCCTACGGCACGATCCAGCTCTTCGTGCTGGGCTCCGACCCGCTCGAGGGCGGCACGCGGTTCCCGCCGGCCCTGCAGATCGCCCGCTTCGCCGCCCCGGTGGTCACCCTCTACGCCGTCGTCGAGGCGGGCCGCCTGCTGCTGGCCACCGAGATGCGCCGCTGGCGTGCCCGCCGCGCCCGCGGCCACGTGGTGGTCTGCGGGGACACCTCGGTCGCCCGCACCCTGGCCGAGCGGCTGCACCTGGCCGGACGCCGGGTGGTGCTGGTGCGCGAGCGGCCGATCGGTCCGCTGGAGCTGCGCACCCGGAGCCTGCTCGGGGTGCAGGGCGATGCCCGCGAGGCGGAGGTGCTGCGCGGCGCGGCCGCCGGGCACGCCGCGGTGATCTACGCCTGCACCGGCTCCAGCGCGGTCAACCTCGCGATCGCCGCCACCGCCGCGCGCCTGGCCGGCCGCGACCGCCGGGACCTGGCCATCTACGCCCAGATCCACGAGCCGGACTGGGCGCTCACGCTGCAGGCGCGCCGCCTCGGCGCACCGGACGCGGCGGCGCAGCGGCTGGACTTCTTCCAGATCGACCAGCTCGCCGTGCAGGTGTTGCTGACCCGGCAGCCGCTGCCGGTCCGGCCCGGCGGGACGGCGCCGCGGGTGCTGCTGGCCGGTGACTCGCCACTGACCCGGGCGCTGCTGGTGGAGCTGGCCCGGCACTGGCGGCTGCGCCGCGACGACCCGGACCGCCGGGTCGAGGTGGACTTCGTCGCCCCGGACGCGACGCGGGTGCTGGAGCGGATCGCCCGGCGGCACGCCATCCTGCGGGACGCCTGCCGGATCATTCCGTACGAGGCCGGGGTCGCCGAGCTGCTCGCCGAGGCGGCCGGCGCCCCGACCCGGTACGACCGGGCCTTCATCTGCTACGCCGACGAGAAGTTCGGGCTGCAACTGGCCCTCACCGAGTACCGCCTCTGGCACCGGGTCGTCGGCGACGTGGTGGTGGCCGTGGACGGCTTGGCCGAGCTCTCCGACGCGTTCAGCCCGGAGCACGCGCCGCCGCTGCTGGACCCGTTGGACGGTCGGCTGAGACTGTTCTCGCCGGCGGCCGCCGGTTGCGACCCCACGCTGATCGCCGAGGACCTGTCCGAGCGCCTGGCCCGCCTGATCCACGAACGGTACGTGGTGGCCCGGCTGGCGTGCGGGGACCGGCTGGGCTCGCGGCCGGCGATGGCGGCCTGGTCCGATCTGGACGAGTCGCTGCGCCGCGCCAACCGCCTGCAGGCCGCCGACATCGGTCCGAAGCTGCGCCGGGCCGGCTGTGCGATCGTGCCGCGCGACGGTGGCGCCGACGACTTCCGGTTCACCGACCGGGAGATCGAGGAACTGGCACGGCGGGAGTCGCGGCGGTGGGTGGAGGCGACCCTCGCCGAGGCCCGGGCGAGCGGGGTCCCGCCGGCCCGCCATCATCGCCCCTACCTCGGCGAATGGGATGAGTTGCCGCCGGAGGGCCGAGAGCGCTGCCGATCGGCAATTCACGACATTCCGGATATTCTGGGCGAGGCGGGCTTCCAGGTCGTCCGTTTGTCGGACACTGGAGCAAACCGGGCATTGTTCCCGGCGTGA
- the nrdR gene encoding transcriptional regulator NrdR — protein sequence MRCPYCRHADSRVVDSREADDGQLIRRRRSCPECGKRFTTVEEAVLAVVKRSGVTEPFSRTKIMSGVRKACQGRPVDEDSIALLAQRVEETVRARGAAEIPSHEVGLAILTPLRELDQVAYLRFASVYKSFDSLDEFEKEIAALREAPPVREAGTRHTVAPRSGPGRAPKING from the coding sequence GTGCGCTGCCCGTACTGCCGGCACGCGGATTCGCGCGTCGTCGACTCGCGCGAGGCCGACGACGGTCAGCTGATCCGTCGGCGCCGCTCGTGCCCGGAGTGCGGCAAACGCTTCACCACGGTCGAGGAGGCGGTGCTCGCGGTGGTCAAGCGCAGCGGCGTGACCGAGCCCTTCAGCCGGACGAAGATCATGAGTGGGGTACGGAAGGCCTGTCAGGGCCGCCCCGTCGACGAGGACTCCATCGCTCTGCTCGCGCAGCGCGTCGAGGAGACCGTCCGGGCGCGAGGCGCTGCGGAGATCCCGAGCCACGAGGTCGGCCTGGCGATTCTCACGCCGTTGCGTGAACTCGACCAGGTCGCCTATCTGCGGTTCGCCAGCGTCTACAAGTCCTTCGACTCGCTGGACGAGTTCGAGAAGGAGATCGCCGCGCTTCGCGAGGCGCCACCCGTCCGGGAAGCCGGGACGCGACACACCGTCGCGCCGCGGTCCGGTCCGGGCCGCGCACCCAAGATCAACGGCTGA
- a CDS encoding DUF349 domain-containing protein produces the protein MNDWTAFGRVDADGTVYVKTAEGDRVVGSWQAGTPEEGLAHFARRFEDLVTEVDLVEARLKSGAADAAHSQSSVKRLRTTLDEAHVVGDIDGLAARLDRLAALAEEKAGEAKAAREVARTEALARKTALVEEAETIAAEATGWKSAGDRLKEILDEWKTIRGVDKKTDGELWKRFAAARDGFTRRRGAHFATLDGQRKQAQAAKEELVKEAEALADSTEWSSTANRLKDLMAEWKAAPRAAKEAEQRLWERFRAAQDAFFTRRSEVFSARDAEYQGNLERKQAILAELEAIDVDADPRGAQNRLRDAQAAWHDAGRVPREAAAGLDRRWRAAEERIRVAMDSAWRKTSPQDNPLLRQMRDQVAEAEQRLERAKAAGDARRIKEAEQALAAKKQFLALAEQAG, from the coding sequence ATGAACGACTGGACGGCCTTCGGGCGCGTGGATGCCGACGGCACCGTGTACGTGAAGACCGCCGAGGGCGACCGGGTGGTCGGCTCGTGGCAGGCCGGCACTCCCGAGGAGGGCCTGGCCCACTTCGCCCGGCGATTCGAGGACCTGGTGACCGAGGTCGACCTCGTCGAGGCTCGCCTCAAGTCGGGCGCGGCCGACGCGGCGCACTCGCAGAGCAGCGTGAAGCGGCTGCGCACGACGCTGGACGAGGCGCACGTGGTCGGCGACATCGACGGCCTGGCCGCCCGGCTGGACCGGCTCGCCGCGCTCGCCGAGGAGAAGGCGGGCGAGGCCAAGGCCGCCCGCGAGGTGGCCCGGACCGAGGCGCTGGCCCGCAAGACCGCCCTGGTCGAGGAGGCCGAGACGATCGCCGCCGAGGCCACCGGCTGGAAATCGGCCGGCGACCGGCTCAAGGAGATTCTCGACGAGTGGAAGACGATCCGCGGCGTCGACAAGAAGACCGACGGTGAGCTGTGGAAGCGGTTCGCCGCCGCCCGCGACGGCTTCACCCGGCGCCGGGGCGCGCACTTCGCCACCCTGGACGGGCAGCGCAAGCAGGCCCAGGCCGCCAAGGAGGAGCTGGTCAAGGAGGCCGAGGCCCTGGCCGACTCGACCGAGTGGTCCAGCACGGCGAACCGGCTCAAGGACCTGATGGCCGAGTGGAAGGCCGCGCCGCGCGCCGCCAAGGAGGCCGAGCAGCGCCTCTGGGAACGCTTCCGGGCTGCCCAGGACGCGTTCTTCACCCGGCGCAGCGAGGTCTTCTCCGCCCGCGACGCGGAGTACCAGGGCAACCTGGAGCGCAAGCAGGCCATCCTGGCCGAGCTCGAGGCGATCGACGTGGACGCCGACCCGCGCGGGGCGCAGAACCGGTTGCGTGACGCCCAAGCCGCCTGGCACGACGCCGGCCGGGTGCCGCGGGAGGCCGCCGCCGGGCTGGACCGCCGCTGGCGGGCCGCCGAGGAGCGGATCCGGGTCGCGATGGACTCGGCGTGGCGCAAGACCAGCCCGCAGGACAACCCGCTGCTGCGCCAGATGCGCGACCAGGTCGCCGAGGCGGAGCAGCGTCTGGAGCGGGCCAAGGCGGCCGGCGACGCCCGCCGGATCAAGGAGGCCGAGCAGGCGCTCGCCGCCAAGAAGCAGTTCCTGGCGCTGGCCGAACAGGCCGGCTGA
- the lexA gene encoding transcriptional repressor LexA, whose protein sequence is MSTDDRTSREQQPTGKPETGSAATAMRRRTPSRARSADAPQLRSVTPVGHLTEPVARDLTVRQRRILEFIREWGEKYGYPPSVREIGEAVGLVSPSSVAYQLKALETKGYLRRDPNRPRAVDVRSPGELGDDDALRAARPQPAYVPLVGRIAAGGPILAEQAVEDFFPLPRELVGEGEVFMLEVKGDSMIDAAICNGDWVVVRQQPTAEAGDIVAAMIDGEATVKSYRQRDGHVWLMPANPAFDPIPGDDATIMGRVVAVLRRV, encoded by the coding sequence GTGTCGACCGACGACCGCACGAGCCGAGAGCAGCAACCGACCGGGAAGCCTGAGACCGGCAGCGCCGCGACCGCCATGCGGCGCCGCACGCCGAGCCGGGCCCGCTCCGCCGACGCCCCGCAGCTGCGGTCGGTGACGCCGGTCGGCCACCTGACCGAGCCGGTCGCCCGCGACCTGACCGTCCGCCAGCGGCGGATCCTCGAGTTCATCCGCGAGTGGGGCGAGAAGTACGGCTACCCGCCCAGCGTCCGCGAGATCGGCGAGGCCGTCGGCCTGGTGTCGCCGTCCAGCGTGGCTTACCAGTTGAAGGCCCTGGAGACCAAGGGCTACCTGCGGCGCGACCCGAACCGGCCACGCGCCGTGGACGTCCGCTCCCCCGGTGAGCTCGGCGACGACGACGCGTTGCGGGCCGCCCGCCCGCAGCCGGCCTACGTCCCGCTGGTCGGCCGGATCGCCGCCGGCGGCCCGATCCTCGCCGAGCAGGCGGTCGAGGACTTCTTCCCGCTGCCGCGCGAGCTGGTCGGCGAGGGCGAGGTCTTCATGCTCGAGGTCAAGGGCGACTCGATGATCGACGCGGCGATCTGCAACGGCGACTGGGTCGTCGTCCGCCAGCAGCCCACCGCCGAGGCCGGCGACATCGTCGCCGCGATGATCGACGGCGAGGCCACGGTCAAGAGCTACCGCCAGCGCGACGGCCACGTCTGGCTGATGCCGGCGAACCCGGCCTTCGACCCGATCCCCGGCGACGACGCCACGATCATGGGGCGGGTGGTCGCGGTTCTCCGCCGGGTCTGA
- the dapF gene encoding diaminopimelate epimerase produces MFFTKGHGTANDFVILPDPDGELELTPALVAALCDRRRGIGGDGVLRVVRAAKHPEGAGQAGEAEWFMDYWNSDGSIAEMCGNGVRVFARYLVANDLATAGPAGLPVATRAGVMVAVVEADTIRVRMSTPRVYAASTATVGALTVPGVAVDCGNPHLVCGLHDGVRLAGLDLSTAPLVDRALFGAGVNVEFVEPAGDLPGVDRHVRMRVHERGSGETMSCGTGALAVGAVALREAGLSAGSAAVDVLGGRLVITCDEHGAWWLAGPAVLVGSGRVDVAALA; encoded by the coding sequence GTGTTTTTCACCAAGGGCCACGGCACCGCCAACGACTTCGTCATCCTTCCCGACCCCGACGGCGAGCTGGAGCTGACGCCGGCGCTGGTCGCCGCGCTCTGCGACCGGCGGCGCGGGATCGGCGGCGACGGCGTGCTGCGGGTGGTGCGCGCCGCGAAACACCCGGAGGGCGCCGGGCAGGCCGGCGAGGCCGAGTGGTTCATGGACTACTGGAACAGCGACGGCTCGATCGCCGAGATGTGCGGCAACGGCGTCCGGGTCTTCGCCCGCTACCTGGTGGCGAACGACCTGGCCACGGCCGGCCCGGCGGGCCTGCCGGTGGCGACCCGCGCCGGCGTCATGGTCGCCGTGGTCGAGGCCGACACCATCCGGGTACGCATGAGCACCCCCCGGGTGTACGCCGCGAGCACCGCGACCGTCGGCGCCCTGACCGTCCCCGGCGTCGCCGTCGACTGCGGCAACCCGCACCTGGTCTGCGGCCTGCACGACGGCGTCCGGCTGGCCGGCCTGGACCTGAGCACCGCTCCGCTGGTCGACCGGGCGCTGTTCGGCGCCGGGGTGAACGTGGAGTTCGTCGAGCCCGCGGGCGACCTGCCCGGCGTCGACCGGCACGTGCGGATGCGGGTGCACGAGCGGGGCTCCGGCGAGACCATGTCGTGCGGCACCGGCGCGCTCGCCGTCGGCGCGGTCGCGCTGCGCGAGGCCGGTCTGAGCGCCGGCTCGGCCGCGGTCGACGTGCTCGGCGGCCGGCTCGTGATCACCTGCGACGAGCACGGCGCCTGGTGGCTGGCCGGCCCGGCGGTGCTGGTCGGCTCCGGCCGGGTCGACGTGGCGGCGCTGGCCTGA